From the Halalkalicoccus sp. CGA53 genome, one window contains:
- a CDS encoding class I SAM-dependent methyltransferase codes for MTDRWDPDHYDDALGFVSAYGADLVTLLDPSPDERILDLGCGTGHLTDKIAESGAAVVGLDRSLEMAGEAQESYDHPFLTGDARALPFRNLDAVFSNAALHWIPREDQPAVCESIHDALAPGGRLVCEFGGAGNVEAITEALLAELEERDYDADHPWYFPTVGEHATLLEEAGLEVTYARLFDRPTTLSGESGLRDWIEGFGDRFFTGVPEGVRADVIRDAEERLRSELFDGADWTADYRRLRIVAVRRE; via the coding sequence ATGACCGACCGGTGGGATCCCGACCACTACGACGACGCGCTCGGGTTCGTCTCCGCGTACGGCGCCGACCTCGTGACGCTGCTCGATCCGAGCCCCGACGAACGGATCCTCGACCTGGGGTGTGGGACCGGGCACCTCACCGATAAAATCGCCGAGAGCGGGGCGGCGGTCGTCGGACTGGACAGGTCACTGGAGATGGCGGGTGAGGCGCAGGAGAGCTACGACCACCCGTTTCTCACCGGCGACGCCCGGGCACTCCCGTTCCGGAACCTCGACGCCGTCTTCTCGAACGCCGCGCTCCACTGGATCCCACGGGAGGACCAGCCTGCCGTCTGCGAGTCCATCCACGACGCGCTCGCCCCGGGAGGACGGCTCGTCTGCGAGTTCGGGGGAGCGGGCAACGTCGAGGCGATCACCGAGGCGCTCCTCGCCGAACTCGAGGAGAGAGACTACGACGCCGACCACCCGTGGTACTTTCCGACGGTCGGCGAGCACGCGACGCTGCTGGAGGAGGCGGGACTGGAGGTCACCTACGCCCGCCTGTTCGATCGTCCGACGACGCTTTCGGGCGAGTCGGGATTGCGTGACTGGATCGAAGGGTTCGGTGATCGGTTTTTCACCGGGGTTCCGGAGGGCGTTCGAGCCGACGTGATACGGGACGCGGAGGAGCGGCTTCGAAGCGAGCTGTTCGACGGCGCGGACTGGACCGCCGACTACCGGCGGCTGCGGATCGTCGCGGTTCGGCGGGAGTGA
- a CDS encoding type I restriction endonuclease: MQGALGEFVDRSTALVESSPQMDEQNTRTKLVDPFVRDVLGWDLYSEDVALEYSVQMGSTKKKADYALLIEGVPSVFVEAKGCDTSITGSTHAEQLRSYMKQEWVDWGLLTNGKRFELYRLRKSADDPSVRRIGRSSLADLGANEWMVNALTKESIESGAADTIYRNVERRQRAVASLSEGKEELANRIRKLVVETAGEVASQPAESHAKGFIDELIADLENGQQGSEIAEMEDIEPEEQTDPASGKPSASTSVESTGRGSDQYHATVIVDGERVAFYSDDQSDLMRDVTGYLVANHGLVRNLPQFPYVPGRKTAILNDEPVSTDGSEMRSFRDLDQGHFVYTSLNKESKQRYLRRFSDFCGVEIEFDGW; the protein is encoded by the coding sequence ATGCAGGGCGCTCTCGGGGAGTTCGTCGACCGTTCTACCGCACTCGTCGAGAGCTCTCCCCAGATGGACGAGCAGAACACGCGGACGAAACTCGTCGATCCGTTCGTCCGGGACGTCCTCGGCTGGGACCTCTACTCCGAGGACGTCGCCCTCGAGTACTCCGTTCAGATGGGCTCGACGAAGAAGAAGGCCGACTACGCGCTGTTGATCGAGGGCGTCCCCTCGGTGTTCGTCGAGGCGAAGGGCTGTGACACCTCCATCACCGGCTCGACGCACGCCGAACAGCTCCGCAGCTACATGAAACAGGAGTGGGTCGACTGGGGACTGCTCACCAACGGGAAACGGTTCGAACTCTACCGGCTGCGAAAGAGCGCCGACGACCCGTCTGTCCGCCGGATCGGGCGGAGTTCGCTCGCGGATCTCGGCGCGAACGAGTGGATGGTGAACGCGCTCACGAAGGAGTCGATCGAGTCGGGGGCGGCGGATACGATCTACCGGAACGTCGAACGCAGGCAGCGGGCGGTCGCCTCGCTCTCCGAGGGTAAGGAGGAACTGGCGAACCGTATTCGGAAATTAGTGGTCGAGACCGCCGGAGAGGTCGCCTCCCAGCCTGCCGAATCGCACGCGAAGGGGTTCATCGACGAACTGATCGCCGATCTGGAGAACGGGCAGCAGGGCTCCGAGATAGCCGAAATGGAGGACATCGAACCGGAAGAGCAGACGGATCCAGCGTCGGGGAAACCGAGCGCTAGCACGTCTGTAGAGTCGACCGGCCGTGGATCGGACCAGTATCACGCTACCGTGATCGTGGACGGCGAACGGGTCGCCTTCTATAGCGACGACCAGAGCGATCTGATGCGGGACGTGACGGGCTACCTCGTCGCGAACCACGGCCTCGTCAGGAACCTGCCGCAGTTCCCCTACGTCCCCGGACGGAAGACCGCGATACTCAACGACGAACCGGTGAGCACGGACGGTTCGGAGATGCGCTCGTTTAGGGACCTAGACCAGGGACACTTTGTATACACGAGTCTGAATAAGGAGAGCAAACAGCGCTACCTCCGGCGGTTCTCCGACTTCTGCGGCGTCGAGATCGAGTTCGACGGCTGGTAA
- a CDS encoding 4a-hydroxytetrahydrobiopterin dehydratase, giving the protein MSALADQECVACTSDDDPLTGEELEEYYDQIDTDVWEVVDEHHLEGTYEFEDFRDALEFTKEVGELAEEEWHHPDLHLSWGEVVVEMWTHKIDGLHKSDFVMAARMDRIHEGYAPDDEE; this is encoded by the coding sequence ATGTCAGCGCTCGCAGATCAGGAGTGTGTCGCGTGTACCAGCGACGACGACCCGCTCACGGGCGAGGAGCTAGAGGAGTACTACGACCAGATCGACACCGACGTCTGGGAGGTCGTGGACGAACACCACCTCGAAGGGACGTACGAGTTCGAGGACTTCCGGGACGCACTGGAGTTCACGAAGGAGGTCGGCGAACTCGCAGAGGAGGAGTGGCACCACCCGGACCTCCACCTCTCGTGGGGCGAGGTCGTCGTCGAGATGTGGACGCACAAGATCGACGGCCTCCACAAGTCGGACTTCGTGATGGCCGCGCGGATGGACCGGATCCACGAGGGATACGCGCCGGACGACGAGGAATGA
- a CDS encoding DUF2270 domain-containing protein, translated as MTDTDSDPSISDEEEVREAEEGEHDRGDEECTGRIGAEMASDRSDLVTVMTHFYRAEVERVVTWRTRFDEPSYWAVTVMAGLLAWAFSGFETPHYVLLIGMVTLTMFAFIEAHRYRTYEIWRSRVRLLQENFFADAFDPSTGLEREGWREALARDLRSPALKISFSEAFARRLKRIYLPLLLVLLAGWLVRITVFEPETTWILAARIATIPGGVVVAAVALFYGVLLAVVIRSRPGKVQGEFHG; from the coding sequence ATGACCGATACGGATTCCGATCCGTCCATCTCGGACGAGGAGGAAGTGAGGGAAGCGGAGGAGGGTGAACACGACCGGGGAGACGAGGAGTGCACGGGTCGGATCGGCGCGGAGATGGCGAGCGACAGATCCGACCTCGTCACCGTGATGACGCACTTCTACCGTGCGGAGGTCGAACGCGTCGTCACCTGGCGGACGCGGTTCGACGAGCCGTCGTACTGGGCGGTAACGGTGATGGCCGGGCTGCTCGCGTGGGCGTTCTCGGGGTTCGAGACGCCGCACTACGTCCTCCTCATCGGGATGGTGACGCTGACGATGTTCGCGTTCATCGAGGCACACCGCTACCGGACCTACGAGATCTGGCGTTCTCGCGTGCGGCTCCTCCAGGAGAACTTCTTCGCGGACGCGTTCGACCCCTCGACGGGACTCGAACGCGAGGGCTGGCGGGAGGCCCTCGCCCGGGACCTCCGGAGCCCGGCGCTCAAGATATCGTTCTCGGAGGCGTTCGCCCGGCGTCTCAAGCGGATCTACCTCCCCCTGCTCCTCGTGCTCCTCGCAGGCTGGCTCGTCCGGATCACCGTCTTCGAGCCGGAGACGACCTGGATCCTCGCCGCTCGGATCGCGACGATTCCGGGAGGAGTGGTCGTCGCCGCGGTCGCCCTCTTCTACGGGGTGCTGCTAGCGGTCGTGATCAGGTCCCGCCCCGGGAAGGTACAGGGGGAGTTCCACGGATAG
- a CDS encoding MBL fold metallo-hydrolase produces the protein MEIRFLGGAREIGRSAILIDGSLLLDFGMSTDNPPRLPVGSVDPQAVVVSHGHLDHVGAIPALLSGDTRPPVHWTPPTAELAMVLARDTLKLHGGTYRCPFAETELRRLTQVSETHRYGKPFEAAGYEVTLFNAGHIPGSAHVLVDDGETRLLYTGDFHTEDQRLVSGTTDRLEADVVICESTYSDVTHEPRAEVERAFVESLRTTLWEGGTVVVPAFAIGRTQEAMLVCDAHDLECYVDGMGKRVTGIVRRYPEFLRDPEAMARAKSNARYVSGRDGQRRRIAESGTVIITTSGMLSGGPAMVYVPAIRDNPINKIALTGYQVEGTPGRDLLETGRAEINGRVMPVSARIEAYDFSAHADREGLRAFLASYEAATVLVNHSDRCVAFAEELRGEGLDARAPDLDETVRV, from the coding sequence ATGGAGATCCGGTTTCTCGGCGGCGCGCGCGAGATCGGTCGGAGCGCGATCCTGATCGACGGTTCTCTCTTGCTGGACTTCGGGATGAGCACCGACAACCCGCCACGACTGCCGGTCGGGTCGGTCGATCCCCAGGCCGTGGTGGTGAGCCACGGCCACCTCGATCACGTCGGGGCGATTCCGGCGCTCCTCTCCGGCGACACCCGCCCGCCGGTCCACTGGACGCCGCCGACCGCCGAACTGGCGATGGTCCTCGCGCGCGACACACTGAAACTCCACGGCGGAACGTATCGGTGTCCGTTCGCGGAGACCGAACTCCGGCGGCTGACGCAGGTCTCGGAGACGCACCGGTACGGAAAACCGTTCGAGGCGGCCGGCTACGAGGTCACGCTGTTCAACGCCGGGCACATCCCCGGGAGCGCGCACGTGCTGGTCGACGACGGCGAGACGCGACTGCTCTACACCGGCGACTTCCACACCGAGGACCAGCGCCTCGTCTCCGGGACGACCGACCGTCTCGAGGCCGACGTCGTGATCTGCGAAAGTACCTACTCGGACGTGACCCACGAGCCCCGCGCGGAGGTGGAGCGGGCGTTCGTCGAGAGCCTCCGGACGACGCTCTGGGAGGGCGGTACCGTGGTCGTACCCGCGTTCGCGATCGGCCGGACCCAGGAGGCGATGCTCGTCTGTGACGCCCACGACCTCGAGTGTTACGTCGACGGGATGGGCAAACGGGTGACGGGGATCGTCCGGCGGTACCCCGAGTTCCTCCGGGACCCCGAGGCGATGGCCCGGGCGAAGTCGAACGCCCGGTACGTTTCGGGACGCGACGGTCAGCGACGGCGGATCGCCGAGAGCGGGACCGTGATAATCACGACCAGCGGGATGCTCTCGGGCGGGCCGGCGATGGTCTACGTGCCGGCGATCCGCGATAACCCGATCAACAAGATCGCGCTGACGGGCTACCAGGTCGAGGGGACGCCCGGTCGCGACCTGTTGGAGACCGGTCGGGCGGAGATAAACGGAAGGGTAATGCCGGTGAGCGCCCGGATCGAAGCGTACGACTTCTCCGCACACGCCGATCGGGAGGGGCTGCGGGCGTTTCTCGCGAGCTACGAGGCGGCGACAGTGCTCGTGAACCACAGCGACCGGTGTGTCGCGTTCGCCGAAGAGCTCCGGGGGGAGGGCCTCGACGCTCGCGCGCCCGACCTCGACGAGACGGTCCGAGTGTGA
- a CDS encoding M48 family metallopeptidase, with protein sequence MILASVAWAVHALFTVSGTDLSAPLPLAVGLVLLGSLALVAVEARYGYRHTLRAVGSEPVEGDGPRNVAGRVRRLVAAADVPVPEVAIAERSEPTCFSVGDGTGATVVLTRGLLSELDDVGLDAVLAHEIAHLANRDTAIATVVATLSSLSGSLFARERRLGDWLVFLVAIGTYGGLAVVLVAGPLLLVLLAFAVVSVFARLALAANALWAGLHAQSAFAADRAAARLVGDPTALAAALETLAPRVPDEDLRAHASATLGIVLVPIEERSAESAQRSRRSPSSSPGPRTTRASAGSRRATSCSTGRSDASDGRSSGNLRPTRRSMSGSIGCSG encoded by the coding sequence GTGATACTCGCGTCGGTGGCGTGGGCCGTCCACGCCCTGTTCACGGTCTCGGGAACGGACCTCTCGGCGCCCCTCCCGCTTGCCGTCGGGCTCGTGTTGCTCGGCTCGCTAGCGCTCGTCGCCGTCGAGGCGCGCTACGGTTATCGCCACACCCTCCGCGCCGTCGGCTCCGAACCGGTCGAGGGCGACGGGCCCCGGAACGTGGCGGGGCGAGTTAGACGACTGGTGGCCGCCGCCGACGTTCCCGTCCCGGAGGTGGCGATCGCCGAGAGATCGGAACCGACCTGTTTCTCCGTCGGCGACGGGACCGGGGCGACCGTCGTCCTCACGCGTGGCCTGCTCTCGGAGCTCGACGACGTCGGACTCGACGCGGTCCTCGCCCACGAGATCGCCCACCTCGCGAACCGCGATACCGCGATCGCGACGGTCGTGGCGACGCTCTCGTCGCTCTCGGGCTCGCTGTTCGCCCGCGAACGCCGTCTGGGCGACTGGCTCGTCTTCCTCGTGGCGATCGGGACCTACGGCGGACTCGCAGTGGTGCTCGTCGCCGGCCCGCTCTTGCTGGTGCTCCTCGCGTTCGCCGTCGTGAGCGTCTTCGCTCGCCTGGCCCTCGCCGCGAACGCGCTCTGGGCGGGTCTCCACGCCCAGAGCGCGTTCGCGGCCGACCGAGCCGCGGCACGCCTCGTCGGGGATCCGACCGCGCTGGCCGCCGCCCTGGAGACGCTCGCGCCGAGGGTCCCCGACGAGGACCTCCGCGCCCACGCCAGCGCCACCCTCGGCATCGTCCTGGTCCCGATCGAAGAGCGCTCGGCAGAATCCGCCCAGAGGAGTCGACGATCGCCGAGTTCCTCCCCCGGTCCGAGGACTACGAGGGCATCCGCGGGATCGCGACGCGCGACTTCGTGCTCTACCGGGCGCTCGGACGCCTCGGACGGGCGCTCGAGTGGCAACCTGCGACCCACCCGCCGGTCGATGAGCGGATCGATCGGCTGCTCGGGATGA
- a CDS encoding efflux RND transporter permease subunit: MDPVSRYAELICRHSHAVIVVVLLLTAGVGYGATAVDGGFVIAGFETDSEEADAADYVDDNFETGGDSVTTLVVLRDETGEDRGLSREALLETLSLQTTIEANETVAPTLDDEATIGFANIVGFVALAEEAEGPPPEDPTLDEQREAIENRSDDEIDEIVVDLLDDPDSDLAEFLPATVDAEGPSAEAQLFVVVHDRGDPDAEELPPALVDAQVAIGEIAEGSEGEFTTFAFGPGIVDEKAGQATGESFALIGPIALVLVLALLAVAYRDPFDVVLGLVGIALVLAWMAGFVGWLGIEFTQILIAVPFLLIGLSIDYAFHVVMRYREERSVPGADVGRAMRLGLAGVVVAIGATTVTTAIGFFSNLTSALASIRDFGLLSGLGILAAFVIFGALLPAVKFELEDALEGRWGEREKRAFGTGRVLASVLGIGTVAAKRAPVVVVVLVLLVSLGGAYGAANVETSIDENDFLPEERPAWMESVPEPFRPGQYTLQANARYLDATFGSANEGSNVDVLVRGEVTDPATLAALEEAADRANASEATFRFGDELAVRTPLDAIEELATENESVAAALDAADTTGDGVPDTEIEALFDAAFDADEEAMAAVVARGDGSYEALRMEVTVRGDVPTATVLSEMRAVAAVADDPEDISAIATGPPILLELVQEEVLESLVTTFAITLALVWAFLTAVFRIRHGSYSLGSVTMAPVLAALSWILGTMYLLEIPYNSETAIITGIAIGIGVDFAIHVSERFLQERATAEAIPALSATVTGTGGALLASAATTVAGFGILALTLVPSLQRFGIVTGLTIAFAWVASVLVLPSLLVLWGRRFGSRGISVGTAESEN; encoded by the coding sequence ATGGACCCGGTCAGCCGGTACGCGGAGCTGATCTGTCGGCACAGCCACGCGGTGATCGTCGTCGTGTTGCTTCTCACCGCTGGCGTCGGCTACGGGGCAACGGCGGTCGACGGCGGCTTCGTGATCGCGGGCTTCGAGACGGACTCCGAGGAGGCCGACGCCGCCGACTACGTCGACGATAACTTCGAGACCGGTGGGGACTCCGTGACGACGCTGGTCGTCCTTCGAGACGAGACCGGCGAGGACCGCGGGCTCTCGCGCGAGGCACTGCTCGAGACGCTCTCGCTCCAGACGACGATCGAGGCGAACGAGACGGTGGCGCCGACGCTCGACGACGAGGCGACGATCGGGTTCGCGAATATCGTCGGCTTCGTCGCGCTCGCCGAGGAGGCCGAGGGGCCGCCGCCGGAGGACCCGACCCTCGACGAGCAACGGGAGGCGATCGAGAACCGATCGGACGACGAGATCGACGAGATCGTCGTCGACCTGCTCGACGACCCCGACTCCGATCTCGCGGAGTTCCTCCCCGCGACGGTCGACGCGGAGGGGCCGAGCGCCGAGGCACAACTGTTCGTCGTGGTCCACGACCGTGGCGATCCGGACGCCGAAGAGCTCCCACCAGCGCTGGTCGACGCACAGGTGGCGATCGGTGAGATCGCCGAGGGTTCGGAGGGGGAGTTCACGACCTTCGCGTTCGGGCCGGGGATCGTCGACGAGAAGGCGGGGCAGGCGACCGGCGAGAGCTTCGCGCTGATCGGCCCGATCGCGCTCGTCCTCGTGCTCGCGCTGCTCGCGGTCGCGTATCGTGACCCGTTCGACGTCGTCCTCGGACTCGTCGGGATCGCGCTCGTCCTCGCGTGGATGGCGGGCTTCGTCGGCTGGCTCGGCATCGAGTTCACCCAGATTCTGATCGCCGTGCCCTTTCTCCTGATCGGGCTCTCGATCGACTACGCCTTCCACGTCGTGATGCGGTATCGGGAAGAGCGGTCCGTTCCCGGGGCGGACGTCGGGCGAGCGATGCGGCTCGGGCTCGCGGGCGTCGTCGTCGCCATCGGCGCGACCACGGTGACCACGGCGATCGGCTTCTTCTCGAACCTCACGAGCGCGCTGGCGTCGATCCGGGACTTCGGGCTGTTGAGCGGCCTCGGCATCCTCGCCGCGTTCGTGATCTTCGGCGCGCTGCTCCCGGCGGTGAAGTTCGAACTCGAAGACGCCCTCGAGGGTCGGTGGGGTGAGCGCGAGAAACGCGCGTTCGGGACCGGTCGGGTGCTCGCGAGCGTCCTCGGGATCGGTACCGTCGCGGCGAAACGCGCGCCGGTCGTCGTGGTCGTCCTCGTCCTGCTCGTCAGCCTCGGTGGCGCCTACGGCGCGGCGAACGTCGAGACGAGCATCGACGAGAACGATTTCCTCCCCGAAGAACGCCCGGCGTGGATGGAGTCGGTCCCCGAGCCGTTCAGGCCGGGTCAGTACACCCTCCAGGCGAACGCCCGCTACCTCGACGCGACGTTCGGGAGCGCGAACGAGGGATCGAACGTCGACGTGCTCGTCAGGGGGGAGGTGACCGATCCGGCCACCCTCGCCGCGCTGGAAGAGGCCGCCGATCGGGCGAACGCCTCGGAGGCGACCTTTCGGTTCGGTGACGAACTCGCCGTCCGCACGCCGCTCGACGCCATCGAGGAGCTGGCGACCGAGAACGAGAGCGTCGCGGCGGCGCTCGACGCGGCTGACACGACCGGCGATGGCGTTCCGGATACCGAGATCGAAGCGCTGTTCGACGCGGCGTTCGACGCCGACGAGGAGGCGATGGCTGCGGTCGTCGCCCGCGGGGACGGGAGCTACGAGGCGCTTCGGATGGAGGTCACGGTGAGAGGCGACGTGCCGACCGCGACGGTCCTCTCCGAGATGCGCGCGGTCGCGGCGGTGGCGGACGATCCCGAGGACATCTCCGCGATCGCGACGGGGCCGCCGATCCTGCTCGAACTCGTCCAGGAGGAGGTGCTCGAGTCGCTCGTGACGACGTTCGCGATCACGCTCGCGCTCGTCTGGGCGTTTCTCACCGCGGTCTTCCGGATTCGTCACGGGAGCTACTCGCTCGGCTCCGTGACGATGGCTCCGGTGCTCGCCGCGCTCTCGTGGATCCTCGGGACGATGTACCTGCTAGAGATCCCGTACAACAGCGAAACGGCGATCATCACCGGGATCGCGATCGGTATCGGCGTCGACTTCGCCATCCACGTGAGCGAGCGCTTCCTCCAGGAGCGAGCGACCGCGGAGGCGATCCCCGCGCTCTCGGCGACCGTCACCGGCACCGGCGGGGCGCTCTTGGCCTCTGCGGCGACGACCGTCGCCGGCTTCGGCATCCTCGCGCTCACGCTCGTCCCGTCGCTCCAGCGCTTCGGGATCGTCACCGGGCTCACCATCGCCTTCGCCTGGGTCGCGAGCGTGCTGGTGCTGCCGAGCCTGCTCGTGCTCTGGGGCCGCAGGTTCGGGTCACGGGGGATCTCTGTTGGAACCGCTGAGTCCGAGAACTGA
- a CDS encoding TMEM175 family protein, whose product MNPIWKAGAPFATVTAEDGRRSVLFTRLLALSDGVFAISLTLLVLNIEVPADAEVDGLGPVLAALQPDLIAFVVTVFVVGIYWRNHHQLFETFRGLDGTLVGLSIGYLALIALVPLPNDLISSYQFDPWAYVAFATLLTLLSALDTGMFVYAWRAGLVRRSISTAAAGVEVTRGLVSTLVFAASVPLAFVLVSATPLLWIALLVLDRLVVSAGERTDRG is encoded by the coding sequence GTGAACCCGATATGGAAAGCGGGGGCGCCATTCGCCACGGTCACCGCGGAGGACGGGCGGCGAAGCGTGCTGTTCACCCGACTGCTCGCGCTGAGTGACGGCGTCTTCGCCATCTCGCTCACGTTGCTCGTCCTGAACATCGAGGTTCCGGCCGATGCCGAAGTCGACGGTCTCGGCCCCGTACTCGCCGCGTTACAGCCCGACCTGATCGCGTTCGTCGTCACCGTCTTCGTCGTCGGGATCTACTGGCGCAACCACCACCAGCTCTTCGAGACGTTTCGGGGCCTCGACGGCACCCTCGTCGGACTGTCGATCGGCTACCTCGCGCTGATCGCGCTCGTTCCACTCCCGAACGACCTCATCAGCTCGTACCAGTTCGACCCGTGGGCGTACGTCGCGTTCGCGACCCTGCTCACCCTGCTCTCGGCGCTCGACACCGGGATGTTCGTCTACGCGTGGCGAGCGGGGCTCGTGCGGCGGTCGATCTCGACCGCGGCCGCCGGGGTCGAGGTAACGCGGGGGTTGGTGAGCACGCTCGTCTTCGCCGCGAGCGTGCCGCTCGCGTTCGTTCTCGTGAGCGCCACGCCGCTGCTCTGGATCGCGCTCCTCGTCCTCGATCGACTCGTGGTATCGGCCGGCGAGCGGACGGATCGGGGCTGA